The following proteins come from a genomic window of Tepidiforma thermophila:
- the dxs gene encoding 1-deoxy-D-xylulose-5-phosphate synthase, whose translation MAQLLDRIETPRDLRGLTYEQLQTLAGEIREFLVRTVDGIGGGGHLASNLGVVELSLALHRLFDSPKDKIVWDVSHQVYVHKILTGRKDRMHTIRQFGGLSGFADRKESEHDVFGAGHAGTSISAAVGMAVARDLKGEDFYTIAVIGDGAMTCGMALEAMNHAGHLGLHRLIVILNDNAMSISPNVGALSRNVNKLRVDPLYRNAKREIGELVEHLPLGRQVWEGAKRVKASLRDLLVPASFWEQFGFEYYGPIDGHDIRELEATLKAIKKVEGKPVLLHVLTEKGHGVPEAAADPIKSHSGTYWLKKTDPSAPPPRPTYSQVFAQAVQELIESDPRVVAITAAMLEGTGLAPVHANHPGRVFDVAIAEQHAVTFAAGLATQGIRPIAAIYSTFLQRGYDSVVHDVVVQNLPVVFAMDRAGFVGDDGKTHQGFIDISYMRCLPNMVVSAPKDERELRDLLYTGIQHNGPFAVRYPRGSGPGAPTNLPMQALPIGKGELLREGRDIALVGFGAPVTECLKAANLLAAEGIDAAVVNARFAKPLDEELLLGVAQSTAGIITAEENVRAGGFGDAVLELLADHGLADRYLGALAMPDAIVDHGPQATMRHLYRLDAEGIAAAAREALAGRGATSNTATPTPSLA comes from the coding sequence GTGGCTCAGCTACTGGACCGGATCGAAACTCCGCGGGACTTGCGGGGGTTGACCTACGAGCAGCTGCAGACGCTGGCTGGCGAGATCCGCGAATTCCTCGTACGAACCGTGGACGGCATCGGCGGCGGCGGACACCTCGCATCGAACCTCGGCGTCGTGGAACTGAGCCTTGCGCTCCACCGCCTCTTCGATTCGCCGAAGGACAAAATCGTCTGGGACGTCAGCCACCAGGTGTATGTCCACAAGATCCTGACCGGGCGCAAGGACCGGATGCACACTATCCGGCAGTTCGGCGGCCTGAGCGGCTTCGCGGACCGGAAGGAAAGCGAGCACGACGTTTTTGGCGCCGGTCACGCAGGGACATCCATTTCCGCCGCCGTCGGCATGGCGGTGGCGCGCGACCTGAAGGGCGAGGATTTCTACACCATCGCCGTCATCGGTGACGGCGCCATGACCTGCGGCATGGCCCTGGAGGCTATGAACCACGCCGGACATCTCGGCCTCCACCGGCTCATCGTCATCCTGAACGACAACGCGATGTCGATCTCGCCGAACGTCGGTGCGCTCAGCCGCAACGTGAACAAACTCCGCGTCGACCCGCTGTACCGGAACGCCAAGCGGGAAATCGGCGAGCTCGTTGAGCACCTCCCTCTCGGACGGCAGGTCTGGGAGGGCGCCAAGCGCGTCAAGGCCAGCCTGCGCGATCTCCTCGTGCCTGCCAGCTTCTGGGAACAGTTCGGGTTCGAGTACTACGGTCCCATTGACGGCCACGATATCCGGGAGCTCGAAGCGACCCTCAAGGCCATCAAGAAGGTGGAAGGAAAGCCTGTGCTCCTGCATGTCCTGACCGAAAAGGGTCACGGCGTCCCCGAGGCCGCCGCCGACCCGATCAAGAGCCACAGCGGGACATACTGGCTGAAAAAGACGGACCCCTCAGCTCCGCCACCCCGGCCCACCTACAGCCAGGTGTTCGCCCAGGCCGTGCAGGAGCTGATTGAGTCGGACCCCCGGGTCGTGGCCATCACAGCAGCGATGCTGGAGGGCACCGGGCTCGCCCCGGTCCATGCGAATCACCCGGGCCGCGTCTTCGACGTCGCCATTGCCGAGCAGCACGCTGTGACGTTCGCCGCAGGCCTCGCCACGCAGGGGATTCGTCCCATCGCCGCCATCTACAGCACGTTCCTCCAGCGCGGGTACGACTCTGTCGTCCACGACGTCGTTGTCCAGAACCTCCCTGTCGTGTTCGCGATGGACCGGGCTGGCTTTGTGGGTGACGACGGCAAGACGCATCAGGGCTTTATCGACATCAGCTACATGCGCTGCCTGCCCAACATGGTCGTGAGCGCCCCGAAGGATGAGCGAGAGCTGCGCGACCTGCTGTACACGGGCATTCAGCACAATGGCCCATTCGCCGTGCGCTATCCGCGGGGCAGCGGGCCCGGCGCGCCGACGAACCTGCCCATGCAGGCGCTCCCTATCGGAAAGGGCGAACTGCTCCGCGAGGGGCGAGACATCGCGCTCGTCGGCTTTGGCGCACCGGTGACCGAGTGCCTCAAAGCGGCTAACCTGCTCGCCGCGGAGGGCATCGATGCGGCGGTCGTGAACGCCCGCTTCGCGAAGCCGCTGGACGAAGAGCTGCTGCTTGGGGTCGCGCAGTCGACGGCCGGCATCATCACAGCCGAAGAGAACGTCCGCGCGGGCGGTTTCGGCGACGCTGTGCTGGAGCTGCTCGCTGACCACGGGCTGGCTGACCGGTACCTCGGCGCGCTGGCCATGCCGGACGCCATCGTCGACCACGGACCGCAGGCGACTATGCGGCACCTGTACCGCCTGGATGCCGAGGGGATTGCTGCTGCGGCGCGCGAGGCCCTCGCGGGCCGGGGAGCGACCAGCAACACCGCCACGCCGACGCCTTCGCTCGCATGA
- a CDS encoding serine O-acetyltransferase, with amino-acid sequence MFENVREDVRQAVTWHAVPGVRRLFGPRAETIASVLLSAEAQVVLIYRLQAWLRKRGIPLLPVLCRRLTMALAGVSIGDRVEIGPGLLINHGHVVIDGTTRIGPHCSIAPFVTIGLNTGGPDVSFEGPTIGRFVFIGTGAKILGPVTIGDNARIGANAVVLGDVPPNATAVGVPARVVEHEYPLGPARSSSADS; translated from the coding sequence ATGTTCGAGAACGTGCGCGAGGACGTCCGTCAGGCGGTCACGTGGCACGCTGTGCCCGGCGTACGCCGGCTGTTCGGGCCCCGCGCCGAAACGATCGCGAGTGTCCTCCTTTCGGCTGAAGCACAGGTCGTGCTCATTTATCGCCTGCAGGCCTGGCTGCGAAAGCGGGGCATTCCACTGCTGCCGGTGCTCTGCCGACGGCTCACGATGGCGCTGGCCGGGGTCTCCATCGGCGACCGGGTCGAAATTGGACCGGGACTGCTCATCAATCACGGGCATGTGGTGATTGATGGAACGACCCGTATCGGACCCCACTGCTCGATCGCACCCTTCGTCACGATCGGGTTGAATACGGGCGGCCCGGACGTGTCGTTCGAGGGTCCGACGATCGGTCGCTTCGTCTTCATCGGCACGGGTGCGAAAATCCTCGGCCCCGTCACGATCGGCGACAACGCCCGGATAGGCGCAAATGCCGTCGTCCTCGGCGACGTCCCGCCGAACGCCACGGCAGTCGGGGTGCCGGCGCGGGTGGTCGAGCACGAATACCCGCTCGGTCCAGCCCGGAGTTCGTCTGCAGATTCCTGA
- a CDS encoding sensor histidine kinase, protein MRLPPFFRSIRFRLTVWYSSLLLVFGVAFVVALNLAVRLDQPPVFELSRYNDVVYTPVRTGPAQAIIVPIETESYTLREVEDGIYSRSLDRLQYWSLVSVVGLALASGIGGYVLSGVLLRPVRDITQAASEISATNLSRRINYQGPRDELWALAETFDSMIGRLEASFERQRQFVQDASHELRTPLAAIRTNIEVTEMDPDATLEEYRDLVATIKSQTERLTRLSEDLLLLTNEEGARIEREPVDLGALASDVVAELQPLAANRGVALRLDTPDSGEVLASPDLLHRCVLNLVDNAIKYSGEGATVTVRVLETGHSGRVEVEDNGPGIPAEALPHIFDRFYRVDKGRSRREGGTGLGLAIVKELIHAMGGNVGVRSEPGVGSTFWVELPNAPAGERAESGSRRPRALQWEAGRLA, encoded by the coding sequence GTGCGACTGCCGCCGTTCTTCCGCAGCATCCGCTTCAGGCTAACGGTCTGGTACTCCAGCCTGTTGCTGGTGTTCGGCGTTGCCTTCGTGGTCGCGCTCAACCTCGCAGTACGGCTTGACCAGCCGCCGGTCTTTGAGCTCTCACGCTATAACGATGTGGTCTACACGCCGGTGCGAACAGGGCCGGCCCAGGCGATCATCGTGCCGATCGAGACCGAGTCGTACACCCTTCGCGAGGTGGAGGACGGCATCTACTCGCGCAGCCTCGATCGCCTCCAGTACTGGTCCCTTGTCTCGGTGGTTGGACTGGCGCTGGCCTCGGGAATTGGAGGTTATGTCCTGTCTGGGGTGCTGCTCCGGCCGGTCCGCGATATCACGCAGGCCGCCTCCGAAATCAGCGCCACCAACCTCAGCCGGCGGATCAACTACCAGGGCCCACGTGACGAGCTGTGGGCCCTCGCTGAGACATTCGATTCGATGATCGGCCGGCTCGAGGCGTCATTCGAGCGCCAGCGCCAGTTTGTGCAGGATGCGTCCCATGAGCTTCGCACGCCGCTGGCGGCCATCCGGACCAATATTGAAGTCACGGAGATGGACCCCGATGCGACGCTCGAGGAGTACCGCGACCTGGTTGCAACCATCAAGTCGCAGACTGAGCGGCTGACCCGCCTGAGCGAAGACCTTCTCCTGCTGACGAACGAGGAGGGCGCACGCATTGAGCGCGAACCGGTCGACCTTGGTGCGCTGGCCAGTGACGTGGTTGCTGAGCTCCAGCCGCTCGCTGCAAACCGGGGTGTCGCCCTCCGGCTCGACACCCCCGATAGCGGGGAGGTGCTGGCCAGCCCGGACCTGCTCCACCGCTGCGTCTTGAACCTGGTGGATAACGCAATTAAATACTCCGGCGAAGGGGCCACCGTGACCGTTAGAGTGCTGGAGACCGGTCATTCGGGGCGCGTCGAGGTAGAAGACAACGGGCCCGGCATCCCGGCGGAGGCGCTTCCCCACATCTTCGACCGGTTCTACCGGGTCGACAAAGGGCGGAGTCGACGCGAGGGCGGCACGGGACTTGGCCTGGCCATCGTCAAGGAGCTCATCCATGCGATGGGAGGGAACGTCGGAGTCCGTTCCGAGCCTGGAGTCGGCAGCACGTTCTGGGTCGAGCTTCCGAACGCCCCGGCCGGGGAGAGAGCGGAATCGGGTTCGCGCCGTCCCAGGGCGCTGCAGTGGGAGGCTGGCAGGCTTGCGTGA
- the gltB gene encoding glutamate synthase large subunit yields the protein MQHAGRPARQGLYQPGLEHDACGVGFIVHLKGHRSHQIVQHALTALENLYHRGASGSEPNTGDGAGILIQMPHEFLRRECAQLGIRLPEAGHYGAGLFFTSRDPRATEQAKALFAAIVEEEGQHLLGWRRVPTNNADLGATALAAEPDMWQVFIGQGANVADNDAFERKLYVIRKRFEKAIQRWGIRDAEWFYFPSLSSRTLVYKGMLTARQLRGYFPDLSDRHLISALAMFHSRFSTNTFPSWELAHPYRMIAHNGEINTLRGNRNWMAAREALFASPLFDDINKILPVINEHGSDTASLDEALELLVMAGRSLPHAMMMLIPEAWQEHESMDPAKKAFYEYHSCLMEPWDGPASVAFTDGRNIGAVLDRNGLRPSRYYVTKDDLVIMASEVGVLPIEPERVLIKGRLQPGKMFLVSLEEGRIIDDTELKMKLANERPYAQWLKENLVHIDDIPATETPPPLPPDLLLEQQMAFGYTIEDEKYHLGPMAQNGEEAVGSMGTDTPLAVLSDRPQPLYNYFQQLFAQVTNPPLDAIREELVTSVKTVIGPEGNLLDPEPESCHLISLDNPFIDNEQLAKFKSLKDHALRATVLPMLFPAKAGPAGLEAAMEELCRAADRAIEQGAKILILSDRGVDADNAPIPSLLAVAGLHNHLVREKKRTQVGLVVETGDAREVHHFALLIGYGAGAVNPWLALDSLEQVRQDGYITADYPIEKLRANYLKAIKKGVVKVMSKMGISTIQSYRGAQIFEAVGLNEEFIDKYFTNTVSRIGGIGIHEIAQEVLVHHQRAFPERDGGLRELMWGGQYQWRRDGEYHLFNPETVFRLQHSTRTGQFKIFKEYTRLVDDQSKRLATLRGLFELKSDRQPIPIEEVEPAENIFKRFATGAMSFGSISAEAHETLAIAMNRIGGKSNTGEGGEDRRRYTPDPNGDSRRSAIKQVASGRFGVTSEYLVNADEIQIKMAQGAKPGEGGQLPGSKVYPWIAEVRHATPGVGLISPPPHHDIYSIEDLAQLIHDLKNANPRARISVKLVAEVGVGTVAAGVAKAKSDHVLISGHDGGTGASPLTSIKHAGLPWELGLAETQQTLVMNKLRDRIVVQVDGQMKTGRDVIIAALLGAEEYGFATAPLVVMGCVMMRVCHLDTCPVGIATQNPALREKFAGRAEHVVNFFRFIAEEVREYLAQLGYRSLDEIIGRTDLLDVRRAVDHWKAQGLDLSAILYRPEVDPSVPVRCVTTQDHGLERALDNELIRLAQPALERGEKVVLDMPIRNVNRTVGTMLGSELTRRYGHTGLPDDTIDITFHGSAGQSFGAFLPAGITLRLEGDANDYIGKGLSGGKIIVYPPKNASFVPEENIIIGNVALYGATSGAAFFRGVAGERFMVRNSGAVAVVEGTGDHGCEYMTGGRAVIIGRTGRNFAAGMSGGIAYVLDEHGDFHTRCNMEMVGLEPLEEPEDLDLVKGLLERHVEYTGSTVAQRLLADWPAAAKKFVKVMPTDYRRVLEQQRYQAQNGGQGTQTSTVGAARG from the coding sequence ATGCAGCATGCCGGAAGGCCCGCACGGCAGGGGCTCTACCAACCGGGGCTTGAGCATGACGCCTGTGGCGTCGGGTTCATCGTTCACCTCAAGGGACACCGCTCCCATCAGATTGTCCAGCATGCGCTGACGGCTCTGGAGAACCTGTACCACCGCGGGGCGTCCGGAAGCGAGCCCAACACGGGTGACGGCGCGGGCATCCTCATCCAGATGCCCCACGAATTCCTGCGCCGCGAATGCGCGCAGCTTGGCATCCGCCTGCCCGAGGCCGGCCACTACGGTGCCGGCCTGTTCTTCACATCACGCGACCCCCGGGCAACCGAACAGGCAAAGGCGCTCTTCGCCGCCATCGTGGAGGAGGAGGGCCAGCACCTCCTCGGCTGGCGCAGGGTGCCGACCAACAACGCTGACCTCGGCGCCACTGCGCTCGCGGCCGAGCCGGATATGTGGCAGGTCTTCATCGGCCAGGGCGCGAACGTGGCCGACAACGATGCGTTCGAGCGGAAGCTCTACGTCATCCGGAAACGGTTCGAGAAGGCGATCCAGCGCTGGGGCATCCGCGACGCTGAGTGGTTCTACTTTCCGAGCCTCTCCTCGCGCACCCTCGTTTACAAAGGCATGCTCACTGCCCGCCAGCTGCGCGGCTACTTCCCCGACCTCAGCGACCGCCACCTGATAAGCGCCCTCGCCATGTTCCACTCCCGGTTCAGCACGAACACTTTCCCGAGCTGGGAGCTGGCCCATCCCTACCGGATGATCGCCCACAACGGCGAAATCAATACCCTCCGCGGCAACCGGAACTGGATGGCTGCGCGCGAGGCGCTGTTCGCGTCGCCGCTCTTCGATGACATCAACAAGATTCTTCCCGTCATCAACGAGCACGGGAGCGATACGGCGAGCCTCGACGAAGCGCTCGAACTGCTTGTTATGGCCGGCCGCAGCCTGCCCCACGCCATGATGATGCTGATCCCTGAGGCGTGGCAGGAACACGAGAGCATGGACCCGGCAAAAAAGGCATTCTACGAGTATCACTCCTGCCTGATGGAGCCCTGGGATGGACCGGCCTCGGTCGCGTTCACCGATGGCCGCAACATCGGCGCCGTGCTCGACCGGAACGGCCTCCGCCCCTCCCGGTACTACGTCACGAAGGACGACCTCGTCATCATGGCCTCCGAAGTCGGGGTTCTGCCGATTGAGCCCGAGCGGGTCCTCATCAAGGGGCGTCTGCAGCCCGGCAAGATGTTCCTCGTCAGCCTGGAGGAAGGCCGCATCATCGACGACACCGAGCTGAAGATGAAGCTCGCGAACGAGCGGCCGTATGCCCAGTGGCTGAAGGAAAACCTGGTTCACATCGATGACATCCCGGCGACGGAGACGCCGCCGCCGCTGCCGCCCGACCTCCTGCTCGAGCAGCAGATGGCCTTCGGCTACACGATTGAGGACGAAAAGTACCACCTCGGTCCGATGGCCCAGAACGGTGAGGAGGCCGTCGGCTCGATGGGGACGGATACGCCGCTCGCCGTCCTCAGCGACCGGCCCCAGCCGCTCTACAACTATTTCCAGCAGCTGTTCGCGCAGGTCACCAACCCGCCGCTCGACGCCATCCGCGAGGAGCTCGTCACGTCGGTCAAGACGGTGATCGGCCCCGAGGGCAACCTCCTCGACCCGGAGCCGGAAAGCTGCCACCTGATCAGCCTCGACAACCCGTTCATCGACAACGAGCAGCTCGCCAAGTTCAAGTCGCTGAAGGACCACGCGCTCCGGGCCACGGTCCTCCCGATGCTCTTCCCGGCCAAGGCCGGCCCGGCGGGCCTCGAGGCCGCCATGGAAGAGCTGTGCCGCGCCGCCGACCGGGCAATCGAGCAGGGCGCGAAGATCCTCATCCTCTCTGACCGCGGCGTGGACGCCGACAATGCGCCCATTCCATCGCTGCTGGCTGTCGCCGGCCTGCACAACCATCTCGTCCGCGAAAAGAAGCGGACGCAGGTCGGCCTGGTGGTCGAGACTGGTGACGCTCGCGAGGTGCATCACTTCGCACTGCTCATCGGCTACGGCGCCGGCGCGGTGAACCCGTGGCTCGCGCTTGATTCGCTCGAGCAGGTACGCCAGGACGGCTACATCACTGCGGACTACCCAATTGAGAAGCTCCGGGCGAACTACCTCAAGGCGATTAAGAAGGGCGTCGTGAAGGTGATGTCCAAGATGGGCATCTCCACCATCCAGAGCTACCGCGGGGCCCAAATCTTCGAAGCCGTCGGCCTGAACGAGGAGTTCATCGACAAGTACTTCACCAATACGGTGTCGCGCATCGGCGGCATCGGCATTCATGAAATCGCGCAGGAGGTGCTTGTCCACCACCAGCGGGCGTTCCCCGAGCGCGATGGCGGCCTGCGCGAGCTCATGTGGGGCGGCCAGTACCAGTGGCGGCGCGATGGGGAGTACCACCTCTTTAACCCCGAGACAGTCTTCCGTCTCCAGCACTCCACCCGCACCGGCCAGTTCAAGATTTTCAAGGAGTACACCCGCCTCGTTGACGACCAAAGCAAGCGGCTCGCCACGCTCCGGGGGCTGTTCGAGCTGAAATCCGACCGCCAGCCGATCCCGATTGAAGAGGTCGAACCGGCCGAAAACATCTTCAAGCGGTTTGCCACCGGGGCCATGTCCTTCGGTTCAATCAGCGCCGAGGCCCACGAAACCCTTGCTATCGCCATGAACCGCATTGGCGGCAAAAGCAACACCGGCGAGGGCGGCGAAGACCGCCGCAGGTACACCCCCGACCCGAACGGCGACTCCCGCCGCTCCGCAATCAAGCAGGTGGCATCGGGTCGGTTCGGCGTCACGAGCGAATACCTCGTCAATGCCGACGAAATCCAGATCAAGATGGCGCAGGGGGCGAAGCCCGGCGAAGGCGGTCAGCTGCCAGGGAGCAAGGTCTACCCGTGGATTGCGGAAGTCCGCCACGCAACTCCCGGCGTCGGCCTCATCAGCCCGCCGCCGCACCATGACATCTACTCCATTGAGGACCTCGCGCAGCTCATCCACGACCTCAAGAACGCGAATCCGCGGGCCCGCATCAGCGTGAAGCTGGTGGCCGAGGTGGGCGTCGGAACGGTAGCGGCAGGCGTGGCGAAGGCGAAGTCGGACCACGTCCTCATCTCCGGCCATGACGGCGGCACCGGCGCGAGCCCGCTGACGTCGATCAAGCACGCCGGGCTTCCCTGGGAGCTCGGGCTTGCCGAGACCCAGCAAACGCTGGTGATGAACAAACTCCGGGACAGGATCGTGGTCCAGGTCGACGGTCAGATGAAGACCGGGCGCGATGTGATCATTGCGGCCCTGCTCGGCGCCGAAGAGTACGGATTTGCGACGGCGCCCCTGGTGGTGATGGGCTGCGTGATGATGCGTGTCTGCCACCTCGATACCTGCCCGGTCGGCATCGCGACCCAAAACCCGGCGCTGCGCGAAAAGTTCGCCGGGCGCGCCGAGCACGTCGTGAACTTCTTCCGGTTCATCGCCGAGGAGGTCCGCGAGTACCTGGCCCAGCTTGGCTACCGCTCGCTGGACGAGATCATCGGCCGGACGGACCTGCTCGATGTGCGCCGGGCCGTCGACCACTGGAAGGCCCAGGGGCTGGACCTTTCGGCCATCCTCTACCGGCCGGAGGTTGACCCGTCGGTGCCTGTGCGCTGTGTCACGACGCAGGATCATGGCCTTGAGCGGGCACTCGACAATGAACTCATCCGGCTCGCGCAGCCGGCCCTCGAGCGGGGCGAGAAAGTTGTGCTCGACATGCCGATCCGGAACGTGAACCGCACGGTGGGCACCATGCTTGGGAGCGAGCTGACCCGCCGCTACGGCCACACCGGGCTCCCGGATGACACCATCGACATCACCTTCCACGGCTCGGCCGGGCAAAGTTTCGGCGCGTTCCTGCCCGCGGGCATCACGCTGAGGCTCGAAGGAGACGCGAACGACTACATCGGCAAGGGCCTGTCGGGCGGCAAGATCATCGTTTACCCCCCGAAGAACGCCTCATTCGTGCCCGAGGAAAACATCATCATCGGAAACGTCGCCCTGTACGGCGCGACCAGCGGGGCCGCATTCTTCCGCGGGGTGGCCGGCGAACGGTTTATGGTCCGCAACTCAGGCGCCGTCGCCGTGGTCGAAGGCACTGGCGACCACGGATGCGAGTACATGACGGGCGGCCGCGCGGTGATCATCGGGCGCACCGGGCGCAATTTCGCCGCTGGAATGAGCGGGGGCATCGCCTACGTGCTCGACGAGCACGGCGATTTCCACACGCGCTGCAACATGGAGATGGTCGGCCTCGAGCCGCTTGAGGAGCCGGAGGACCTCGACCTTGTGAAGGGGCTGCTCGAGCGGCACGTCGAATACACCGGCAGCACCGTGGCTCAGCGTCTTCTCGCCGATTGGCCGGCAGCCGCAAAGAAGTTCGTGAAGGTCATGCCGACCGATTACCGCCGCGTGCTCGAGCAGCAGCGCTACCAGGCGCAAAATGGCGGGCAGGGCACGCAGACGTCCACCGTGGGAGCTGCCCGTGGCTAA
- a CDS encoding glutamate synthase subunit beta, translating to MAKPTGFLEFPRETPKRRPVEQRIHDWLEVYEEFPLDKLKTQAARCMDCGIPFCHQGCPLGNIIPDWNDLVYRDRWRDAIDRLHATNNFPEFTGRLCPAPCEAACVLGINADPVTIKQVELEIIEYAWQAGWVKPQPATHRTGKTVAIIGSGPAGLACAQQLARAGHDVTVFERDDRIGGLLRYGIPDFKMEKRFLDRRLAQMEAEGVVFRPGVNVGKDIDARELLEEFDAICLAGGATQPRDLQVPGRELKGVYFAMEYLPMQNRRNAGDEIPDEEFITAKDKRVIILGGGDTGADCLGTAIRQGAREVLQFEIMPKPPVSRPPEQPWPLYPNIYRVSSAHEEGGVRDYCIMTTRLSGENGRLTTLHAVRVEFVNENGRQVMREIPGSEFSEPVDLLLLAMGFLGPEKGGLLEQLGVQLTERGNVWADENKMTSVPGVFTAGDMTRGQSLIVWAIAEGRAAARGIDQYLMGETMLPIN from the coding sequence GTGGCTAAGCCGACTGGATTCCTCGAATTTCCCCGCGAAACTCCAAAGCGCCGCCCTGTCGAGCAGCGCATCCATGATTGGCTCGAGGTCTACGAAGAGTTCCCGCTCGATAAACTCAAGACGCAAGCCGCCCGCTGCATGGACTGCGGGATCCCCTTCTGCCACCAGGGCTGTCCGCTCGGCAACATCATCCCCGACTGGAACGACCTGGTGTACCGGGACCGCTGGCGGGACGCCATCGACCGGCTGCACGCGACGAACAACTTCCCGGAGTTTACGGGGCGCCTTTGCCCCGCCCCATGCGAGGCAGCGTGCGTTCTCGGCATCAATGCTGACCCGGTGACCATCAAGCAGGTCGAGCTCGAAATCATCGAATACGCGTGGCAGGCCGGGTGGGTGAAGCCCCAGCCTGCCACCCACCGGACCGGGAAGACCGTTGCCATTATCGGTTCCGGCCCGGCCGGTCTCGCCTGCGCCCAGCAGCTCGCGCGGGCCGGTCACGACGTCACGGTCTTCGAGCGCGATGACCGCATCGGCGGTCTGCTGCGTTACGGCATCCCCGACTTCAAAATGGAGAAGAGGTTCCTCGACCGCCGGCTCGCGCAAATGGAGGCCGAAGGCGTGGTGTTCCGCCCGGGCGTGAACGTCGGGAAGGACATCGATGCCCGGGAGCTGCTCGAGGAGTTCGATGCCATCTGCCTCGCTGGCGGTGCGACACAACCGCGCGACCTCCAGGTCCCAGGGCGGGAACTCAAGGGCGTCTACTTCGCAATGGAATACCTGCCGATGCAAAATCGGCGCAATGCCGGGGACGAAATTCCTGACGAGGAATTCATTACCGCTAAGGACAAGCGCGTGATCATCCTCGGCGGCGGCGACACCGGAGCTGACTGCCTCGGCACTGCCATCCGCCAGGGCGCCCGGGAAGTTCTCCAGTTCGAGATCATGCCGAAGCCTCCGGTCAGCCGGCCGCCAGAGCAGCCGTGGCCGCTCTACCCGAACATCTACCGCGTCTCCTCGGCGCACGAAGAGGGCGGGGTGCGGGATTACTGCATCATGACTACCCGCCTCTCCGGCGAAAACGGCCGCCTGACGACCCTCCACGCGGTCCGTGTCGAGTTTGTGAACGAAAACGGGCGCCAGGTAATGCGCGAAATTCCCGGTTCCGAGTTCTCCGAGCCGGTCGACCTGCTCCTGCTCGCCATGGGGTTCCTCGGGCCCGAAAAGGGCGGCCTCCTCGAGCAGCTCGGCGTGCAGCTTACCGAACGCGGCAATGTCTGGGCCGATGAGAACAAGATGACCTCGGTCCCAGGGGTCTTCACGGCTGGCGACATGACACGAGGCCAGTCGCTCATCGTGTGGGCCATCGCCGAGGGCCGGGCCGCCGCCCGCGGCATCGACCAGTACCTGATGGGCGAAACGATGCTGCCGATCAACTAG
- a CDS encoding polyprenyl synthetase family protein yields MSSAGPLARHLPIFDAALRAALADGPPELLRLSRYVLGWESADGSPAAAGGKRLRPLLCMEVASACGASPVDALPGAVAVELVHNFSLVHDDIQDRDLLRHGRPTAWQLIGEAQAINLGNFLYTRGLRQLAESRAPGAQLALAMLFEAVERMVAGQWLDLAFESRSDVTEAEYLDMVAGKTGALLGAAAGIGAALAGAGREQVERLRQWGERLGIAFQVHDDYLGAWGDVSATGKSTSSDIVRRKKTLPVVLAMATGAGEELRELYRSPAEDPAHTARIVQLLERAGARERTRELANSFAREAEALLASTGLTAGAAGGLYEFGRLIVERDR; encoded by the coding sequence ATGAGCAGCGCCGGGCCGCTGGCGCGCCATCTGCCCATTTTCGATGCTGCGCTGCGGGCTGCCCTTGCCGACGGCCCCCCCGAGCTCCTGCGGCTTTCTCGTTACGTCCTGGGGTGGGAGTCGGCCGACGGCTCCCCGGCGGCAGCCGGCGGGAAACGGCTTCGCCCGCTGCTGTGCATGGAAGTGGCCTCCGCCTGCGGCGCCAGCCCTGTGGACGCGCTGCCCGGCGCCGTCGCCGTGGAGCTGGTGCACAACTTCTCGCTGGTCCATGACGACATCCAGGACCGTGACCTCCTCCGCCACGGCCGGCCCACGGCGTGGCAGCTCATCGGCGAGGCGCAGGCGATCAACCTCGGCAACTTCCTCTACACGCGCGGGCTGCGGCAGCTTGCAGAGAGCCGGGCGCCAGGGGCGCAGCTGGCGTTAGCGATGCTCTTCGAGGCAGTCGAGCGGATGGTCGCCGGGCAGTGGCTCGACCTTGCGTTCGAATCGCGGTCCGACGTCACGGAGGCCGAGTACCTCGATATGGTCGCCGGGAAGACCGGCGCGCTCCTCGGAGCGGCAGCCGGCATCGGTGCCGCCCTCGCCGGTGCGGGCCGCGAGCAGGTCGAGCGGCTGCGGCAGTGGGGCGAGCGGCTCGGCATCGCATTCCAGGTGCACGACGACTACCTCGGGGCCTGGGGCGACGTATCCGCGACCGGGAAGTCGACGTCGAGCGATATCGTCCGGCGCAAAAAGACACTCCCGGTCGTTCTCGCGATGGCGACGGGCGCAGGGGAGGAGCTCCGGGAGCTGTACCGTTCGCCTGCCGAGGACCCGGCGCACACCGCACGGATTGTGCAGTTGCTCGAACGGGCCGGGGCTCGTGAGCGAACCCGAGAGCTTGCGAATTCGTTTGCGCGGGAGGCGGAAGCACTGCTCGCCTCGACAGGGCTGACCGCCGGAGCGGCCGGGGGCCTGTACGAGTTCGGGCGGCTCATCGTCGAGCGTGACCGCTAG